CAGGACATCCTCAACGGTTCCGTGTTCCACGATTTTGCCCTGGTACATGACGGCTACGCGGTCGGCGATGTTCCAGGCGAGGCCGAGGTCGTGGGTGATGACGAGGGCGCCGAGGCCAAGCTCGCATTTGAGTCGAAGCAGGAGCGCGAGTACCTCGGCACGCACGGAGGCGTCGAGGCTTGCAACAGGCTCGTCAGCCACAATGAATTCTGGTCCGAGGGCGAGCGCGCCGGCGATAACAACTCGCTGCCGCTGACCGCCGGAAAGCTCTTGGGGGATGGCCTGAAAATACTTTTCTGGCGGAGTGAGCTCTGCAGCGGTGAGCGCGCTGGCCACGATCTCGCTCTCGTCGCCCTTCATGCCGTGGAGACGCGGGCCCTCGGCAACGGCTTCGTATACGGAATGCCTCGGATTGAGCGCGGCCGACGGGTCCTGCAACACAAACTGCACCTTGCTGCGGTACTGCTTGAGGTCGCGACGCTTATGGGAGAGCGGTTTGCCCCGGTACAGCACATCACCTGAGGTTGGCTGCTGCAGGCCAAGGATGGTGCGGGCGAGCGTCGTCTTTCCCGACCCCGACTGGCCAACCAATGCGATAATTTCGCCAGGACGGCACGTGAGGTCGACGTTGTCTACGGCGGTGTGGCCGCGTTCGCCCCTCCCAAATTGGACGGTGAGGCCGCGAGCCGCGAGTACACCCTCGCCGAGGTCAAGCATGGCGGTTGGTGGGGAGATTGCAACGCTTTCTTCCGGCAGTGGCCCGTCTGGGCCTGGAGCATTGTCAGCGGTGTAGCCGGGAAGCGAGAGCCGCGAGGACCAATCGCCGATAGTGGGGAACGCAGCGGCAAGCGCTTTGGTGTGCGGATGCTGGGGATTAGCCATCACCTCAGCAGACGGACCCTGCTCAACAATTACGCCGTGCTGCATGACAACAATTCGTTCGCAGGTAGACGCGAGTACCGAGAGGTCGTGGCTGATCATGAGCAACGAGAGCCCGCGGCTGCGCACGAGCTCGGCAAGGACGTCAAGAATCTGCGCCTGCACGATCACGTCAAGCGCGGTTGTTGGCTCGTCGGCGATGATGATGTCTGGTTCGCACGCGAGGGCCATCGCGATCATGACGCGCTGCTTTTGGCCGCCGGAGAGCTCGTGAGGGTACGAGGCCCCTTTTGAACGGGGGAGGTCAACCGACGCAAGCAACTCGTTCACTCGAGTGAGCCGTTCCGACTCCTGCTTATACTTTGCCCTGTCTCCCGTTGCGTGCAGGATGAGCGCCTCGCTGATCTGATCGCGAATGCGCTGCACCGGGTTGAGCGAGTGCATCGCCCCCTGGAATACCACTGAGGCTTCCGTCCAGCGCACCGCGCGCAGGCGGCCCCACGTCATATCGGCGACCGACTCGTCGCCGAGCAGGATCTTGCCCTCGATAGTTGCGTTGGCGGGAAGGAGGCGGAGCACGCTCATCGCAAGCGTTGATTTTCCGCATCCGGACTCGCCGGCAAGGCCGAGTGTTGTGCCCGGCTCAAGCACAAGGCTCACGCCGTTGACGGCGTTGACGATGCCTCGTCCTGATTCTTTTTGGGTGGTGTACGAGATTTTGACGTTATCGAACGTGAGCTTTGGCATCAGCGACCTCGCAGCGTTGGGTTGATGACGGATTCAAGGGCTCGTCCGACGAGGGTGAACGAGAGTACAACAACAACAATCGCGATTCCTGGCGGCAGCACGTACCACCAGTATCCGCCGGTTGCAGCGCCGGTATCGAGCGCGAGCTTGAGCATCGAGCCCCACGACACGGAACCGGGGTCGCCGAGTCCGAGGAACGCAAGGGTTGACTCGGCAATAATTGCTGAACCGACCGTGAGCGTGGTGTTGGCAAGGACGAGGGGGAGCACCGCAGGAAGGACGTGCTTGCTGATGACGTGAAAGTGGCTCGCACCAAGCGCCCACGAGCGTTCGATGTAGGGACGAGACTCAACCGTGAGGGTCTGTGAGCGAACCACACGAGCGGTCGATGCCCACGAGGTCACGCCGATCGCGATCACGATGGTGACAACGCCAGGGCCAATCACGCTTGACAACACAATGGCAAGCACGAGTGACGGAACAACAAGAAAGAAGTCGATAACTCGCATGAGCACGCTCTGCGTGATGCCGTGGAAGTGTCCGGATGCCATACCCATGACCGTGCCGATCACCATGGAGACGAGCGTTGCCGCGAAGCCAACAAGCAGCGAGACTCTGGCTCCCCAAACAAGCATGACGAGGACGCTTCGACCCGCTGGGTCTGTGCCGAGTGGCAAAGCCCATGATGGCGGCGCGTTCTGCGGGTTGTCCAGCTTTGTCACGTCGAGCAGCTCTGCCGGGAACAGAATCGGGGCAAGCACCGCAAGGGCGATGACGATAAGCAATATGACAAGGCCGATCAGGCCTGAGCGGTGGGAACGAAACTCCCGCCATACTTCTGCGGCCCGCTGGCGCCGCCGTGCGGCAGCAACGTTGACCTTGCGGGGTCCTGAGAATGTTCGTGTAGTCGTCATGCGGTGCGCAACCTTGGGTCGAGGACCCGGTAGACCAGGTCTGCAATGAAATTCATGAGGATGACGATTGCCGAGAAGACAACAAATGTTCCCTGCAACACGGGGAAGTCGGGGGCGCTCAGCGCCTGGAACGTCAAGAATCCAAGACCGGGCCAGGAGAAGACCGTCTCAACCGTCACCGCGCCGCCGATGAGGCCACCGAGGGTGAGGAAGATGAGCGTGACGGTTGGCAGGAGCGCGTTGGGGACCGCGTGGCGGCGTCGCACTTTGTCTTCTCTGAGGCCCTTTGCCCGTGCCGTTGTGAGGTAATCGGAGGTCATCTCTTCGAGGAGAGATGCTCGCATCACGAGGAGGTACTGGGCGTACACAACCGCCGTCATTGTGAGGGCCGGGAGTGCGAGGTGGTGGAGGACGTCGAGGAAGGCCGCGAAGCCCTCGTTATTTGCCCCTGCCGTGACAATGCCGCCGGTCGGGAACCAGCCAAGGGTTCCCGCGAAGAAGAGGAGCAGCAGCAGGCCTAGCCAGAACGTTGGCACTGACCAGAAGGTCAGCGCGATTCCCGTTTGGACCTTATCGAACATGCTGCCGTGTTTCCAGGCCGCCCGCTGGCCGAGCCAGAGGCCAAGCACAACGGAGAGGGCCGCAGCCGTTCCGGTGAGCAGGAGGGTCGGCCCGAGCCGGTCGCCAATCAGCTGGGCGACCGGCTCGTTAAAGGTGTACGAGAAACCAAGGTTTCCCTGAACCAGGTCGGTGAGGTAGCGCCAGAACTGGCTGAGCAGCGGTTGGTCGAGGCCAAGCTGCTGCCGCAGGATTTCCATCTGTTCTGCGCTCACCCGTCGCCCGTCGGCCATTGACCGAACGGGGTCACCTGGCAGGATGCGGAAGGCAAAGAAGCCGAGCACCACCACCATAATGAGCGACACGAGGGCGCCTCCGGCTTTCGTCGCGGCGTAGCGGAGCCACGAGCTTGCGCGGGGTGGTTCGTCTATATCCGCCGCGGGTATCCCGGAGGCGACCATCGTATCGGCCATGCGTGTTACTCCTTGTTATCCGCTGAAGCGCCGCGGCGGCGTGACACAACGATGACGGTCACGACTCCAATAACTACAACTCCACCGATGATCCACCAGAGGGGGTTTGCACCGCCGCCTGATTCTCCGCCGGAGGTCGTTGACTCAATCGGAGTTGCCGAGTACAGACCCCACGGGCCGTTCTGGCCGAGGATAACACCCTCGCCTTCCGGCTGGCGTACGAAGTCACCAAAGCGGTCGGATCGGTACGCCTGGAGCGACTTCTGGTAGTAGAGCACGTTGTTGACTGCTGCGTTGTAGATGAGCTTCTGGGCCTCAACCACGTATTCGCTGCGCTTCTCCTGGTCGAGCTCTGCGTGCTGCTTCGCGTACATCTCATCGAATTCCGGCGAGCACCAGTTCGACTCGCTCGTGGCTCCCGTGCCGTCGGCGTTGGGGCGCGACGAGCAGAGGTTGATCGACATTTGGAAGTCAGGGTCTGGGCCCATTCCCCAACCGGTGAAGTACAGGTCGTAGTTGCCGAGGGTCGAATCATCGTTGACCTGTGCTGGCGCCTTCATCTCGCTCGTGATACCGATTCCGATGTCCTTCAGCCACGGCTTGATGTAGTCAACCATCTGCTGGTGGGTTGGGTCGGTTGAGCGTCCCATGAGGCGAAGCTGGATGGGGTTGCCAGACTTATCAACGCGGATTCCGTCGGCACCCTTGGTGTAGCCGGCGTCGTCGAGCAGCTTGTTTGCGGCAGCAGGGTCGAAGCTGTAGGGCAGCTCGCTGGCGTTCCAGTGGTACAGCGGGTAGGTCGGGGGAATTTCGGCGGTTGCCGGGTCGCCAAGACCCTGCATGACCTTGTCGAGCAGCGTTGAGCTGTCGATTGCGCGCACGATGGCCTGGCGAACAATGGGGTCTTGCAGCACGGGGTTGCCGTCGCCCATCGGCTGGCCTGCGGAATCCATTGCTCCAGGGTTGATCGCGATGGCCGTGTAGCGGCGGCCGGTTCCCGCGATGGCGGTGATGTTGTCGACCGACTCGAGTGCCTTGTACTGGGCTGGCGTGAGGTCAGCGGCGATGTCAACCTCGCCGGTCTTGAGGGCCTGCACCGAGGCATCCGAGTTCTTAAACGGAACGTAGATGACCCCGCCAACCTTTGGTGCGCCTTCGCGGTAGTTATCGTTTGCCTTGAGCTCTACGCCGCCGGTCTTCGAGTACTTGGTGATGATGAAGGGGCCAGATCCGACGGTGTCTGAGTCGTTGGGGTACGCGGCTGGGTCGTCGATTGTTGACCAGACGTGTTCAGGAACGATGGGAAGCTCAACGCCTGGGTTTGATGCCTGCGGAGCGCTCAGCTCCATAACAACAGTGGTGTCGTCTGGCGCGCTCACCGTGTCAATGTTTTCGAGGAGTGCGCCGTATGCCTGCTTGAGGGCGTCGTTTTCCTTGATCGCCTCGATGGTCCAGACAACGTCTTCGCTCGTGATGGGCTCGTCGTCTGACCATTTTGCGTCTGGATCGAGTTTGAAGGTCCACGTCTTTGCGTCGTCCGAGGTTTCCCAGCTGTCTGCCATGCCTGGGGCGACGGCGTTGTCGCTTGCGGCGAACTGCACGAGGGGCTCGTACTGATAGGCGAGGAGGGCTGTGCTGCTCGCGAGAATGGCGATAAAGGGGTTGAGCGAGTCGATCTCGCCAACCATAGCAACGCGGATGTTGGGGCGGTCAGCTGCGGTTGCGGTTGATGTTGCTGAGCCGACTCCCACTACGCCGATTGCAACGGCCCCGAGGGCTGCCGCAAAGCGGCGACCGCGATGCTTTCTCCCTCGTGGTGTTGTGGATGAAGCGTCTGGTGTATTCATGTAGCACTACTTCCTCTTACGTTTCACAAGTTTGCAGTCTTGGTACTGTCTCTGCGACCCAATCGCCGAAAGGCTATGTCTAGTTTCCGCAGAAAATCGAGGAAAGCAACACCACCATTGGGATTGATGGTTACAACTTACAAAACAAGCATACGAAACGCAAGGCATCAATATACTGAGTTGGTGCCGCAACGTCGCGGTGCTACTCGAAAGGAGCAAAATGTGGTCGATTCCAGCAGCGTCAGCCCTGTGCGCGCAGCTTATCCGCTTCGATACGTCAAATTTTGGCGAGGGCAAGAGTGCCGGAGAACGGGACATCGCTGAGTACATTTTTTCCCTTCTTGCTGAGGCGGGATACGAACCGCATCTGCTCGGCCCAACCGAGGAACGTGCCTCCGTTGTTGTCCGGGTGGAGGGCGAGCATCCTGAGCTTCCCGGCATCCTTGTGCACGCGCACACGGATGTTGTGCCTGCCGACGCCGCTGAGTGGACCCGTGACCCCTTCGACGGCCGGGTCGAGGATGGCTACGTGTACGGGCGCGGCGCGGCCGATATGAAGGACATGGTCGCGATGACGCTCAAAACGCTGCTCGAGTGGGCGAGTGAGGGAGTGCGGCCACAGCGGGATGTTGTTGTGGTCTTTGTAGCTGACGAGGAAGACAAAGGCGAGTACGGCGCGTTGTGGCTTGTCGCCGAGCATCCAGAGCTGTTCAGAGGGGTTGAATGCGCAATTGGGGAGTCTGGTGGCAACGCAACCCCACTTCCTGCCGCCGACGGGAGCACCGTGACGCTGTACCCAATCGCGACGGGCGAGCGGGGCACCCTGCACATGCGGCTTCGCGCAGAGGGCGTTCCAGGCCACGGCTCGCGCCCGCAGCCCGACAGCGCGATCACACGCCTCCTTGGGGCCTGCTACCGCATCAACTCTTTTACCTGGCCTATTCAGCTCACCGAAACGGTGCGCGACTATATTTCGGTGGGGTCGACGGCACTCGGCCACGAGCCTGATCTTGAGACTGAGGACGGCATCATGGCCGCGATTGAGGTGCTTGGTGAGGCTGGAGATGTCGCACGCGCGACCATCCGCTGCTCGGCAACAACTACTGTGCTGCGTGCCGGTTATAAGACCAACGTTATTCCTGGGTCTGCCGAGGCCGACGTTGATGTGCGTTGCCTGCCAGGCACCGAGCAGTTTGTGCTTGACACGATCGATGAGCTGCTCGGCGAAAACGTGACGAGGGAGTTCCTATCGCACCAGTCGCCAGTCTCGTCGTCGCCGCACTCACCCTGGTTTCTTGCAATGCGTGATGCGGTGCTTCGTTCGAATCCCGATGGCGTTGTTGTTCCCGTGTGTATGGGCGGCGGAACCGATGCAAAAGCGTTTGCGGCTCTCGGGATTGAAACCTTTGGGTTCACGCCGCTGACCGCTGACCCTGATGGCCGCACCTCTGCGGGTGTTCACGGGATCGACGAGCGCGTGCCTGCATCCTCAATTGATGGTGGGCAACTGGTGTTGAAGGATTTTTTGCAGCATGTCTAGGGCCAGCGGTGATGCCCGGCCGGATGAACGCCTGTCGCAGCTTGCGGCCGGACGCGTTGCGGCGCTGAAAGCCCCCGCATCGTTCCTTGCCGTAGCTGACGCGCAGGGAGGCCTTCGCTGCGGAAGCAGTGGCGACAGCGGTGGGGGAACCGAGCCTGCGCTCGACACGCAGTTTCGTATTGCGTCGTGCACAAAATCGTTTACCGCCGCACGCATACTGCAGCTCAGGGATGCCGGACTGCTTGATCTTGACGCCCCGATCACGAGTCTGCTCCAAGGCCCCCTCAACCTGCTGCTGCCGGATGAGTTCAGCACGACCCCAACTCCGCGGATGCTGCTCACGATGAGCGCCGGGTTTGCGACCGATAATGAGTGGGCCGACCGGCAAGAATCGCTTGGGCAGTCAGCGCTCGACGCGTTGCTCGCCGGCGGCGTCCGATTTATTGCGGAGCCGGGGACCCAGTACGAATATTCAAATCTTGGCTACGCGATCTTAGGTCGCATCGCTGAGGAGATCTGCGGCCAGCCGTTCACCACGCAGGTTGAGCAGTTTGTGCTCAAGCCGCTTGGGCTCGACTCGATTCGCTTTGCTGTCGATCCAACGAGGGACACCGCCGTTGGATTCTCATACCAGGCAGAAACCTGGGTTGACCAGCCGCTCACGGGCCCCGGCGCGTTTTCGCCCATCGGTGGGTTATTTGCCTCTGCTGCTGAGCTCATTCGCTGGGGACAGTGGCTGGCAGATGCGTTCGCGCCCGGCGCTTCCGACGAGGTATTGTCCGCCAGCTCGCGACGAGAAATGCAGACCTCTTGGGTTCAGCGGCCGAGCCCTGACCTCGTCATTGGCTATGGCTTCGGGGTGTTTGTCGAGCAGGACCCTGCGCTTGGTACGGTGGTTTCTCACTCTGGAGGCTACCCAGGGTTTAGCTCGCATATGCGCTGGCGCATCGACTCTGGCACGGTTGCGGTTGGGTTTGAGAACGGAACCTACGCTGGCGTGTTTGAGCCGGTTAGGGCGGTTCTGCTGGATGCGGAGGGGGCGGATGCAACCGCATCCGCTGGACTCCAGAACAGGTCGAAGCGGGGCAAGGCGGGAGCGCCGTGGCCAGAAACTCAACGGGCCGTTGACCTGGTGACCGACCTTATTGGTGCTTGGAGCGATGAGCGTGCAGACGAGGTGTTCACAAGCAACGTTGCGGCTGACCTGCCCTACGCGCTTCGGCGGTCGAACATCGAACACGTTGTGGCGGAAATCGGTCGGCCATTTCGTATCGAAGACGTTGAATACCCGACAGCGGCTGCGGCCAACTGGCGTGTGCGGGGGAGCGGCGGAGTCCTGAACGTCGCGATCACGCTGCATCCGCTGCATCCGCCGCGCGTTCAGTCGCTGGAGCTCAGCACGGGCGATTGAGGTGGGTTGGTGTATTCCCTGACTACGCCAGGTGCCAAATCTCGGCCAGCAACCGTGCCCGTTGGCCGAGCGAGGCAACAAGAATTGCCTCGTTCGGAGCGTGCGCGCCCCTGCCGTCAGGACCGAGCCCGTCGATACTTGGGATGCCAAGAGATCCGGTGATGTTGGTGTCAGCCGCCCCTGCAGCTGGCCCATGGCTGAACGTGATGCCAACGGCTTCGGATGCCCGTTCAACGGCGCCGATGAGTTCGGCAGCGACGTCGGAGGCTTCCCAGCACGGGCGGTTCGAGAGGAGTTCGGCGACGACGATCGCTCCGGCCCGCACTGGGGAGGGCGAGAGGAGCTTCGGCAGTAGTTCAGCCTCAACCGCTGCGCTCGTAAAGCGCAGCCCAATCTCTGCGCTGGCGCGCCCTGGAACAACGTTTGCGCGGGTGCCGCCGGTGATTGAACCCACGTTGCAGAGCATCCCGTCGACCCCCTCAACCTGTGAGCGGAGCCATACGAGTTGGTCAACAAGCTCATCGATTGCCGAGACGCCGGATGCCGGGTCGAGTGCCGCATGGGCCTCGCGCCCTGTCACGCTCAGCCTGATGCGGGTGCTACCCCAGCGCGACGTTTTGATGCCGCCGCCGGGATGAGGAGGCTCGAGCCCGATCGCGGCGTACACCGCGCCCCGCTGCGCCTCGACGAGGTGGCGTGCGGTCGGAGAGCCGATCTCTTCGTCCGCGACGAGGAGCACGCGAAGCGGGCGTCGGTCAGTTGAGGACTGCTGTGCGATTGCTATCGCTTCAAGCAGCGCGACGATGCCGCCCTTCATGTCGTAGCTTCCCGGCCCGTGAAACCAGCCGTCTTCGATGATAACGGGGGCCTCTGCGAGGCGGCCGACGGGCCATACCGTGTCGTGATGGGCGAGGAAGAGGAGCGGCAACTCATCTGCGCGGGTGCCTGCGCCTGGCACCGAGATTGTCCAGTGATTGCCGGTGTCTGATGGATGTGTTTCTGCTGTCGCCCCGAGCGCGCGGAAGTCATCGGCGATGATGGCTCCGAGCGAATCGAGCCGTGCGCTGTCGCCAGTGGGGGATTCGTGCTCGACGTACCGTCTGAGGCGGGTAGTGAGACGGTCCAAAAGGGCTTGCGACTCGTCTGAACTGAGGTGTATGTTCATAGATATGTAACCTATCCGTGACTTGAGGCAAGCACAATAGGCATAATTTCAAAGAAATTGGCAGCTTGGCTCGCAAGATGCGTTTCTTATATAACAAAGGTGTTCAATGACCGGTGAGTCACAATCCGACTTGCAGATTCGCGTGCTGTCGAGCGGCGACGAGCTTGGACAGGCCTCAGCGCTGTACCGAAACGTTTTTGGTTACGATAGCTCAACCACCGGGCTCTCGCCCCGGCTGATGCGAAGTCTCGTTGACAACGGGGGTATCGTTCTTGGCGCGGTTACGCCACAGCACGCGCTCGTTGGGCTCATCTACGGCTTCACCGGACACGACGGCAACGGATTTTTCCACTACTCGCAGGCAGCCGCAATCGCGCCTGAAGCGCAAGGCAAAGGCCTCGGCCGCCAGCTGAAGCAGACACAGGCCGAACTCGCGCGTGGCATGGGATTCTCCCGGATGCGTTGGACCTACGACCCAACCGACGTCCGCAACGGGCACTTCAACCTCAACGTGCTCGGCGGAAACGGCATCCGGTTCTACCCCGACTACTACCAAGATGACGGGTCTGACCGCATCCTCATCGAGTGGGCCCTCAACAGCGATGCCGCCCAACAACCGGAGAGCGCAGGGCAGCCGGGCGTGACGGTTCCCGCCGGTATTCGCCAGCTTCGGATCACCGATCCAGAGACCGCCTCCGCCGTCTCTGCCAGGGTTCGGAGCGAGTTGGAAGCCGGGTTTGCCGGCGGAGGTATCCTCAGCTCCTGCGAACGGCAGGGTGACGGCTCAGCGATCTATCGTTTTGGCACAATGGCGCAGCCAACGGCGGGAAAGGCCACGGTATGAGCGAGCAAGCAGCAGACCAGTTTGCGACGCCACACGAACGCTTCGATGCGCGGCTCCAGCGCAGGAGCGCAACCGTGCTCAAAGCTCGCATCGCCCAAGCGGAACGCGACTCGATGCTTGCGGCAGTTGAAGCAGTGCAGTCGGATAGCTCGATTGAGCATGCCTCGGCGCTTATCGTGAAGGCCCGCAGGCGTTTCATCCTTGGGTCGGGCAAATCGAGGGGCTACGCGACCTTGCTCGCTGGCGACCTTGATGCCAGCCTGACGCATATCGCGCTGGTCGGTTCGTCTAGCTCCGACGCGCTCAGTTTATTGAGCGACGTTCGGGCAACCGACGTCCTTGTTGTGGTGTCGCTCAGCCGGTTCCGGCGGGACACCATCAGCATCGCGCAGCGTTTTGCCGAAGCCGGGGGAGTTGTGGTGCTTATCACCGACTCGCCAAACTCGCCGCTCGCGCCATTTGCGGAGGTGCAGGTGGTTGTGGCGACCGGCAGTGCGAGCTACACCAACTCACCGACGGCGCTTGTGCTTGCGCTTCATCTCATTGCCTCAATCACCGCGGCCAGCGCAAAGGGTGCGGGACGTCGCCTCCACGAGCGAGACCGGCTCAGCACAGAACTTGAACTGTATTACGACAACAGTCTTGATTAAGGAGTAGTCCATGAGGATCGTCAGCGCAGACGTTCACACGGTTGAACTGCCGCTTGTGCACTCGTTTGAAACGAGTTCGCATCGCAAGCGACACCTTCAGCATCTGCTCATCCGTCTTGTTGACGAGGCCGGAAACGAGGGCTGGGGTGAAGTCGCCTCGCCATCGCATCCGTTCTTTTCTCCCGAAACAACCGATACCTGTCGGTTCATCCTGGCTCAGGAGCTCCTGCCCTCGTTGCTCGGGGTCGAACTTGGCGACCCAGCAGAAGCCCCTGCTGCTGCCATCCGCACCTGGGCAAAAGTGAGGGGAAACAGTTTTGCAAGAGCCGGCCTCGAATCGGCGGTCTGGGACCTCTCGACTCGAGTTGCACACGTCTCGCTCTCTGCCGCACTCGGCGGCACCGCAACTCACATCGAAGCTGGCGTCTCGCTTGGCATCGAACCGACGGTTGAGCAATTGCTTGAGACGGTCGCCGGCCAGGTCGAGGCTGGTTACGGCAGGATCAAGCTGAAGATCGCACCGGGTTGGGACGTTGCGCCAGTGCGCGCTGTCCGGGAACGGTTTGGTGATATCGCCCTGCACGTTGATGCAAATGGGGTCTATACCGAGGCGGCAGAACACCTCGCCGCGCTGACCGAACTCGACTCATATGGGCTCACGATGATTGAGCAACCGTTTGCGCCGGCGAACATGCTCGCTTCCGCTCGCCTGCAGGCCAACATACAGACGCCAATTTGTCTCGACGAGTCAGTCGAAGAAGTAGATCATTTGCGAACAGCCCTTCGGCTGGATGCCGGTCGGGTACTCAACATTAAGGTGTCGCGTATGGGGGGCCTGAGCACCGCGAAGGAAGCCCACGATGTGTGTCGGGCAGCGGGAATCCCCGTGTGGTGTGGCGGGATGCACGAGTTTGGAGTAGGCCGAGCCACAAATATTGCGCTCGCCTCCCTTCCCGGATTTGTGATGCCCTCTGACGTGTCAGCCTCGGCAAAATATTATGCGCGGGACATCACAACCGAGCCGATCGTTGCGGTGCAGGGAAGCGTAGCGGTGCCAACCGGCGCAGGCATCGGATACACCGTTGATGAAGCCTATGTTGCGGAGCGCTCGACCGAATCGTTCACCCTGATAGCCGACACCGCTTCCGCGCGATGACCGCCCTCGAGCTTGTCATCGAGGGTGGGCATGTATATGACGGCACCGGGGCCGAAGCGGTTGTGGCAAATGTTGGAATTGCCGGTGGCAGAATTGCTGCCATCTCAGCCGAGAAGCTGAGCGCCGAGACTGTTGTTGATGCTCGGGGGCTCGCCGTCTCGCCCGGCTTTATCGATCTGCATTCGCATGCCGATTACACGGTTGAGCGCTGGCCAGAAGCGACTGGGTTGCTTGCCCAGGGCGTCACCAGCATCCTGACCGGAAACTGCGGCTGGTCGCCCTTTCCCGTTGTGGATGCTGCTGAGGCCAAGCGGTGGGGAGGATTCCTTGCCGGCGCCCCAAGCTGGGACTGGGACGACCTTGCCGGATTCGCTCGTGTCGTTGGCAGAGCGCAGCCAGCGGTCAACATCCTCCCGCAGGTTGGGCACGTTGCCGTCAGGCTTGCCGCAGTTGGGGGTGCCGAACGCGCGGCAAGCGCCGCCGAAATCGAACTGATGCGTCAGTACATTCGAACGGCAGCCGAGCAAGGCGCTTGGGGGTTCTCGACGGGGCTCATCTACGCTCCCGGTTCGTTTGCAAGCACCGCGGAAATTAACGAACTGGTGCGGGTTGCGGCTGAGGAAGGGCTGCTCTACTCAACCCATATGCGTGACGAAACGTCCCATCTGCTTGAAGCCGTAACCGAAGCTCTTAACGCGGCAGAATACGCGGGAGCAAGGCTCGAAATCTCACATATCAAGGCCATGGGGCCGGCGAATCACGGCAAAGTGCGCGAGGCGCTCGAGCTCCTTGACGCCGCCGTGGCGAGAGGCGTTGACGTTGCCGCCGACGTGTATCCCTATACCGCTTCGGGAACGACCCTCGCTTCCCGCCTGCCAACGTGGGCGCTTGATGGCGGTTTTGAGTTGCTCGTTGAGCGGTTGAGCGACCCGGAACAACGCCGCCACATTCATGCGGCGCTTGACGCTCGGTTTGGGGTTGACTTCGACCCGGCTGGAATTGTGCTCGCGGAGCTTGACCCCGGTCCGTTCCAGAACGAACGCGGGCGTAGCCTGGTGCAGATCGGTCAGGATCTGGGGGTTGACGCAGCCGAGGCGGCACTCATGATCCTGGCCGCGCATCATGGCAACGTTCCCATCATCAACCATGCGATGGACGAAGCGGATGTTGAGACCGCGCTCCGGCATCCGCTGGTGTCCGTCGCAAGCGATGGTGACGAACTCGTGCCGCACGGCGAGGGGGCGACCCATCCCAGGAGCTTTGGTACCTTCCCGCGAGTGCTGGCCAGGTATGTGCGCGAACGTGGGGTGCTGGGTCTCTCGGATGCCGTGCGCAAGATGACCGCGCTTCCCGCGAGCCGACTCGGTCTTGTTGACCGAGGAATCCTGGCTGTTGGCGCGATCGCAGATATCACGGTCTTTGATGCTGATAGCATCGCTGACCTGGCGACATATGACGACCCGTGGCAGGCGGCAACAGGCGTATGTCACGTCCTGATCGGTGGCAGAATCGCGTTTGCGGATGGCAAACCGGTGGATGCTCGGCACGGCCAGTTGCTGCTCCGGAACGAGGCAAA
The DNA window shown above is from Lysinibacter cavernae and carries:
- the menC gene encoding o-succinylbenzoate synthase, which translates into the protein MRIVSADVHTVELPLVHSFETSSHRKRHLQHLLIRLVDEAGNEGWGEVASPSHPFFSPETTDTCRFILAQELLPSLLGVELGDPAEAPAAAIRTWAKVRGNSFARAGLESAVWDLSTRVAHVSLSAALGGTATHIEAGVSLGIEPTVEQLLETVAGQVEAGYGRIKLKIAPGWDVAPVRAVRERFGDIALHVDANGVYTEAAEHLAALTELDSYGLTMIEQPFAPANMLASARLQANIQTPICLDESVEEVDHLRTALRLDAGRVLNIKVSRMGGLSTAKEAHDVCRAAGIPVWCGGMHEFGVGRATNIALASLPGFVMPSDVSASAKYYARDITTEPIVAVQGSVAVPTGAGIGYTVDEAYVAERSTESFTLIADTASAR
- a CDS encoding N-acyl-D-amino-acid deacylase family protein; translated protein: MTALELVIEGGHVYDGTGAEAVVANVGIAGGRIAAISAEKLSAETVVDARGLAVSPGFIDLHSHADYTVERWPEATGLLAQGVTSILTGNCGWSPFPVVDAAEAKRWGGFLAGAPSWDWDDLAGFARVVGRAQPAVNILPQVGHVAVRLAAVGGAERAASAAEIELMRQYIRTAAEQGAWGFSTGLIYAPGSFASTAEINELVRVAAEEGLLYSTHMRDETSHLLEAVTEALNAAEYAGARLEISHIKAMGPANHGKVREALELLDAAVARGVDVAADVYPYTASGTTLASRLPTWALDGGFELLVERLSDPEQRRHIHAALDARFGVDFDPAGIVLAELDPGPFQNERGRSLVQIGQDLGVDAAEAALMILAAHHGNVPIINHAMDEADVETALRHPLVSVASDGDELVPHGEGATHPRSFGTFPRVLARYVRERGVLGLSDAVRKMTALPASRLGLVDRGILAVGAIADITVFDADSIADLATYDDPWQAATGVCHVLIGGRIAFADGKPVDARHGQLLLRNEAKD